One Pichia kudriavzevii chromosome 3, complete sequence genomic window carries:
- a CDS encoding uncharacterized protein (PKUD0C11280; similar to Saccharomyces cerevisiae YLL006W (MMM1); ancestral locus Anc_5.210), with protein MSMGLAKASECATIENAIETECAIDPVTKESIPNNVISQTNLTELERYLTGILNGLQKQQEIQNNEVLQVILQQHQNIDGTFSPTAPSISLNAVSAHSSAWTFTQGLILGQLSVIMLVITFIKFFVFTEAAPTQPSSISYKKNKVPIIKNGKPGDIDIPRAQNTNTSRISTDNPNDIPISPNLEHFNHQNEATNVLGYDMRSDYDETLTSILEKTYYDVKTHKPESLDWFNVLIAQIISQARLEALNDGNIYESLNRALNSPVVLQYFDAIKITEINIGDDYPIFSNCRVKNNEGRLEAKIDVDVSDTITLGVETNLLINKPKMLSASLPIKLSISVVRFSACLTVSLIATDDKDQADNENGNLNNCDMGRTKSKTQSSECTNGENGGQEKRNGQAIALMFSFSPDFRLEFEIKSLIGSKAKLENIPRISSILENVIRKWFIERCIEPRFQLIKLPSMWPRKKNTRENVQSD; from the coding sequence ATGAGTATGGGGCTGGCCAAGGCAAGTGAATGTGCTACTATAGAAAATGCAATAGAAACTGAATGTGCCATCGATCCTGTGACGAAAGAATCTATTCCTAACAATGTCATCTCGCAGACAAATCTAACGGAACTTGAACGATATCTTACCGGGATTCTCAATGGATTGCAAAAACAACAGGAAATACAGAATAATGAAGTTTTGCAAGTCATTCTGCAACAGcatcaaaatattgatgGGACCTTTAGCCCTACTGCACCctcaatttctttgaatgcAGTCTCTGCACATTCGAGTGCCTGGACGTTCACACAAGGTTTGATACTAGGTCAATTATCCGTTATAATGCTCGTTATAacattcatcaaattttttgtGTTTACAGAAGCTGCTCCGACGCAACCAAGTTCAATTTCATATAAGAAGAACAAAGTTCCTATAATTAAAAATGGTAAACCAGGAGATATTGACATACCTAGAGCacaaaataccaatacaAGTCGCATATCAACGGATAATCCTAATGACATACCAATATCGCCAAATTTGGAGCATTTTAATCATCAGAATGAGGCTACTAATGTCCTTGGGTATGATATGAGATCTGACTATGATGAAACCTTGACATCAATCCTTGAGAAAACTTACTACGATGTGAAAACGCACAAACCGGAATCACTTGACTGGTTTAATGTTCTTATCGCACAGATAATATCACAGGCGAGACTGGAAGCTTTGAATGATGGCAATATTTATGAATCTTTGAATAGAGCATTAAACTCACCGGTTGTTTTACAGTACTTTGATGCAATAAAGATAACGGAGATTAACATTGGTGATGATTATCCAATATTCAGTAATTGTCGTGTGAAAAACAATGAAGGGAGATTAGAAGCTAAAATTGACGTTGATGTTTCCGACACTATTACGCTAGGTGTTGAAACAAACTTGCTTATTAATAAACCCAAAATGCTGAGTGCTAGCTTACCTATCAAGCTCTCGATTTCCGTTGTAAGATTCAGTGCGTGTTTGACTGTTTCATTGATTGCAACTGATGATAAAGATCAAGCGgacaatgaaaatgggaatCTCAACAATTGTGATATGGGCAGAacaaaatccaaaacaCAATCAAGCGAATGTACTAATGGGGAAAATGGTGGGCAAGAGAAGAGAAACGGACAGGCCATTGCTTTGATGTTTTCGTTTAGCCCTGATTTTCGTTTGgagtttgaaattaaatCTTTGATTGGATCAAAGGCCAAATTGGAGAACATTCCACGGATCAGCTCAATACTTGAAAACGTTATTCGGAAATGGTTTATTGAAAGATGCATTGAGCCACGGTTCCAATTAATCAAGTTACCTTCGATGTGGCccagaaagaaaaatacaagagAAAACGTTCAATCTGATTAG
- a CDS encoding uncharacterized protein (PKUD0C11290; similar to Saccharomyces cerevisiae YHR187W (IKI1); ancestral locus Anc_5.48), with protein sequence MSASVASPSVLLNRILSLRESCPFLLASDTFVQSATLLTNELVLKARTSNPDLKVVYLSFETAIVPDYIDETRGIFIDLLGKDYEKSLSVLDHDDSRRRLIVIDSFNYIAKEKVVSFLKLIMKPNTVVYGVYHQDIPSSELHSSSSKGPSAYSYLHFLSSCVFDIRPLKFDDPDCIYYKAINEGPSFPVGVKETQQPKFYTALTYRRKSGRSLEYQFIVNSALHEYEVVNVSVNTNTGEDESLLENLTTFNLGNTKKQKEQREKVDLPFLEAQKSLGSVGGSIVYEFEKDDDYDEEDAFEDPF encoded by the coding sequence ATGTCTGCATCTGTTGCATCGCCTTCGGTTCTTTTGAATAGAATTCTATCACTTCGAGAATCATGCCCTTTTCTATTAGCTAGTGATACCTTTGTTCAGAGTGCAACATTACTAACCAATGAGTTGGTCCTCAAGGCTAGAACGTCCAACCCTGATTTAAAAGTCGTTTACTTGTCATTTGAGACAGCCATTGTACCGGACTATATAGACGAGACAAGGGGCATCTTTATAGACCTTTTAGGCAAAGATTACGAAAAATCACTCTCTGTTTTAGATCACGATGATAGTAGACGTCGCTTAATAGTTATTGATTCTTTTAACTATATTGCAAAAGAGAAAGTGGTTAGCTTTCTGAAGTTGATAATGAAGCCAAACACTGTTGTCTATGGTGTATACCATCAAGATATTCCATCCAGTGAGTTACACAGTTCGTCTAGCAAGGGACCTTCTGCATACTCATatttacattttctttcATCATGCGTATTTGATATCAGACCGctcaaatttgatgatCCTGATTGTATCTACTATAAAGCTATAAACGAGGGACCAAGTTTTCCTGTTGGTGTTAAAGAAACTCAACAACCCAAGTTTTACACAGCTTTGACATACCGTCGAAAATCTGGACGTTCATTAGAATATCAGTTTATAGTTAATTCTGCATTACACGAGTACGAAGTTGTCAACGTATCTGTGAATACCAATACCGGGGAAGATGAATCTTTATTGGAAAACCTAACTACTTTCAATCTTGGTAacacaaagaaacaaaaggaacAAAGGGAAAAAGTTGACTTACCTTTCCTGGAGGCGCAAAAAAGCCTTGGTAGCGTTGGTGGTTCTATTGTTTACGAGTTCgaaaaagatgatgattacgatgaagaagatgcaTTCGAAGATCCATTTTAG